The genomic interval CGGTCGGCACCGGGAGATCCACCTTCGCCATGGTCGTATTGACGCCCGCGCCCAGCACAACCGTGTGCGGGTCGGTCGGCAGCACCTCGGCGAGGATGCCGCTGATCTTCAGCCCCTGAACGAGCACATCGTTCGGCCACTTGAGCTGTACATCGCGACCCGCCCGCATCGACGGGAGCTGTGCGGCGACGGCATCCGCCATCGCCACTCCCGCGAGGAGCGGAATCCACCCGCGATCGCTCGTGGCGACGGCGCCCACCCGCAGCAGCACCGAGACGGCGAGCGCCGACCCGGGCGGGGTCGTCCAGGCGCGATCGAGCCGGCCCCGGCCCGCGCGCTGGTCGCGCGTGACCACCACGGACAGGTGCGGATGCCCGTCGGGGTCCTCCGCGGCATCCCGCAGCAGCTTCGCGTTCGTCGAGTCCACCGTCTCGATCACGTGCACGCGGGGCGAGACGGCGGCGGACAGCGGGAATCCCTCAGACGGAATCGGCATGCCGCCACCCTACGCCGGGGGTGCAGACCGCGCGATCGAGTGGCATACCCCACAGCGGATCGCCGTTCCCGTTGTCGCAGGTCCCCAACCGCGCGCACGGCCCGCTCGCTAGGGTGGAATGCGTGCCACAGCAGCCCGACCAGCCCGCGCCGTCCGCCTCGTCCGACCAGCCGGACCTGTCCACGACCGCCGGCAAGATCGCCGACCTCCGCGCGCGCTACCAGGAGGCCGTCGTCGACGCCGAGGTCGTCGCCCGCGAGAAGCAGCACGCCAAGGGCAAGATGACCGCGCGCGAGCGGATCGAACTGCTCGTGGACCCGGGCTCGTTCGTCGAGCTCGACGAGTACGTGCGCCACCGCACGAGCGCCTTCGGCATGGACCGCTCCCGTCCGTACGGCGACTCGGTCGTCACCGGCGTCGGCACGATCCACGGCCGCACCGTCGCCGTCTACGCGCAGGACTTCACGACCTTCGGCGGATCGCTCGGCGAGGTCGCCGGCGACAAGATCATCAAAGTCATGGAGTTCGCCCTGCGCGGCGGCATGCCGATCATCGGCATCCTCGACTCGGGCGGCGCCCGCATTCAGGAGGGCGTCGTGGCCCTCGGCAAGTACGGCGAGATCTTCCGCCTGAACACCGCGGCATCCGGCGTCATCCCCCAGATCTCGATCATCATGGGTCCGGCCGCCGGCGGTGCGGTGTACTCCCCCGCCCTCACCGACTTCGTCGTCATGGTGGACAAGACGAGCCAGATGTTCGTCACCGGCCCCGACGTCATCAAGACCGTCACCGGTGAGGACGTCGGCATGGAGGAGCTCGGCGGCGCCTACACGCACAACACCCGCTCCGGCGTCGCGCACTACCTCGCCGAGGACGAGGACGACGCGATCGACTACGTCCGCACCATGGTCGGGTACCTCCCCGACAACAACATGGCCGAGATCCCGGTCTACGAGAACGGGTTCGAGTGGGAGACGACGGATGCCGATCGCGTGCTCAACTCCGTCATCCCCGACTCTCCGAACCAGCCGTACGACATCCACCAGGTGATCTCGCACATCGTCGACGACGGCGACTTCCTCGAGGTGCAGCCGCTGTTCGCGCCGAACATCGTCATCGGCCTGGGCCGCGTCGAGGGGCGCACCGTCGGCGTCATCGCCAACCAGCCGTCGCAGATGGCCGGCACGCTCAACATCGAGGCGGGCGAGAAGGCGAGCCGGTTCGTGCGGTTCTGCGACGCGTTCTCCATCCCGATCCTCACCCTCGTCGACGTGCCCGGCTACCTTCCCGGCACCGATCAGGAGTGGACGGGCGTCATCCGCCGCGGCGCGAAGCTGCTGTACGCGTATGCCGAGGCGACCGTGCCCCTCGTCACCGTGATCCTCCGCAAGGCGTACGGCGGGGCGTACATCGTCATGGGCTCCAAGCAGCTCGGCGCCGACGTCAACCTCGCCTGGCCCACCGCCGAGATCGCGGTCATGGGCGGGCAGGGCGCCGTCAACATCCTCTACCGCGGCGAGATCAAGCGCGCCGAGGAGTCCGGCGAAGACGTCGCGGCCGTCCGCGCGCGTCTCGCGAGCGAGTACACCTACAACGTCGCGTCGCCCTTCCTCGCGGCCGAGCGCGGCGAACTCGACGGCATCATCGAGCCGGCGCAGACGCGCGTCTCGGTGGCCAAGGCCCTGCGCGCACTCCGCGGAAAGCGGGCGAGCCTGCCCGCGAAGAAGCACGGGAACATCCCGCTGTGAGCCCGGCAGAGCAGCGCCCCGCAGGGGCCCCGACGTCGACCCCGGCACCGGATGCCGTGCGTCTCGACGTGCTGCGAGGGGACCCGACTCCCGAGGAGCTCGCCGCCGTCATCGCCGTCGTCACCGAAGCGTACGAACGCGAGGCGTCCGCCGCCGTCGCCGAAGAGGAGGCCCGCCCGTCCGCGTGGCAGGTCTCGGCGCGCGCGCTGCGCGCCCCGCTGCGGCGCGACGTCGCCTGGGGCCGCTTCGCCGGCTGAGCCCGTGCCCGGTGCGCGCGCTGGCCATCGCAAGGCCTGCGCGGGTCGCGATGGGCTTGTCCCCCAAAATACCTACAGACAGCGCGCGCACCAGCCGCCAAACTGGAACCGCTGGAACGCTTCTGCGTTCGGCTGACCGCGCTGATCTCAGCGTGTTCAGCCCTCGCGAGCCGGTTTTCGGGTAACCGCTCGCACGGCGAGGGGCGGGCGGCTTCGCCGCCCCTCGCCTCCCTCTCCTCCACGCATGAGCTCCTCGATGCACGAGCCTCGCCGCACGCGCGCGCAGGCGCTCACGCCTCCCGGCTCACGCCTGCCGGGCGATCTCGTGCCAGAGGTCGACGCGGTCGTCTCCGTCGTCGGATGCCGACCGCCCGACGACCGTGACCGCGATCTCGTCATGCCGCGACGCCCGCACGTAGAGCCGCTCCGATATCGCCCCGGTCAGCACCCGCGCGAGCTCCGCCCGGATCCGGGCGCGCTCCTCGATGGACAGACCCTCGAGCCCGCCCTCATCGAGCACGGACACCACGGCCCCGCGATCACGCGCCGCCCCCAGCGCGTGCCGCACCGCGTCGTCGAGCAGCGCCGCGCCCCGCAGCTCGTCGCGCAGCGCCTCCTCGGCGATCCGCGCCCGCTGCTTGTCCGCGGCATCCAGCCGGCCCTGCTGCTCGATCGTGCGTGTGAGGACGGGACCGGCCAGCGCCAGCGCCCGCTGCACCTGCGTGCGGCGCTCGCGACGCGTGCCCTCCTGCGTCGCGAGCCACTCCGACGCCGCCCGCTGCAGCTCGGTGAGCGCGGCGGTGTCCGATGCCGCCCGGTCGACCAGCCACGTCAGCAGCTGCGCGATCGCCACCCACAGCACCGCCCCGACAACACCCAGCGCCAGTGCCGCCGCCGGGCCGATCCAGGCCGTCGCCTCCACCGCGAGGATCACGACCCCCGTCCACGCCACCCAGGGGCGGCCCCGCACCATGACGATCGCCATGAGCGCCCCGATCGCCCCGAGACTCCACGTCGCGAAGTCCAGCGACCGCGCCTCGGGGCCTGCGGCCACCCAGCTCGCGTTGGGGACGAGCACCGCCGCCGCGAGCGCCAGCACGGCCGCCCACGCCGGCAGCAGCGCGCCGCGGCCGAGCTCCCCGGTGATCGGGTCGGCGCGAGCGGTCCGCTGCGCCTTCCAGAAGATGCACAGCCACGTCGTCACGAGGTAGCACGCCACCGCCACCAGCTGCACCATCGGATTGGCGGGCGGTGTCGTCCACAGCAGCGCCCCGACGGCGAGGTAGCCGGTGAAGCCGACCGCGAGCACCGACAGCGCGGCGCGGATGCCGACACTCACGCGCGCCGCCCCCACTCCAGCGTGACGACCGTGCCCGATGCCGTCGTCTGCACCCGTGCCCGTCCGCCGACGGCGGCGGTGCGCGCGACGATCGAGCCGCGGATCCCGAGGCGGTCCTCCGGGATCGCGGCGGGATCGAAACCGCCCCCGGCATCGGCGATGCGCACCCGGATGCCGGCGGCGCGCGCCTGCACCGTGACCTGAAGTCCCGCGGCGCCCGCGTGCTGCACCGCGTTGGCGATCGCCTGGGTCGCCGCGAGCACGAGCGCGCGCGCGACGCGGCCGGGGAGCGCCCCGGCATCCGACGCCACCTCGGCGCGGACGGTGAGCGCGGCACCGAGCTCCCGCGCCGCCGCCTGGATCCCCGCCGCGACACCGGCGGGCGCGACCGGGTCATCCGGGCCCTCACCGGAGTCGTGGTCCGCGTTGGCGAGGCGGGTGAGCGCCTCCCGCGCCATCGCGGCGGCGAGCGCCTCTTCGCGGGGCGTCTCTGCGCGCTCGGCGGCGATCAGCGCGGCCAGCACGCTGTCGTGCATGAGGGCCGCGACGGCGATGCGCTCGGTCTCGGCGGCGTCGGCCGCGGCCGCCGCCGCGTAGGAGTCGACCGCGTCGCGGCGCGCCCGGTCGATGCCGAGGGCGACGGTGCGCAGCATCCACGCCAGCGCGATCACGACCCCGGCGAGGATCATCGCGAACACCGCGTCGAGGATCACGGCGGCCGTCACGGCGGCGGCGGCGTCCATCTGCAGGAGGCGCGCGGCGGCGTACAGCACCGGGACGAGCACCGCCCAGGCGATCTGCAGCGGCATGCGGAAGGCCATGACGGCGGCGACCGTCGCAACGTTGAGCAGGTACCAGACCCAGGGATGCTCGGTGACAGTCACGGCCGCGTCGACTCCGGCATCCGCCCCGCGCCCGGCCGTCGCGACCGGCCACGCGATCACGGCGAGCGGCAGCACGACCGCGAGCAGCCCCGTGCACACCCGCACGCCGATCCCGGTCGCGCAGGCGAGGATCGCGAGCGCGAGCGGGGCGAACACCCCGATCATGAGCGCGAGGTGCCACGGCGGGCTCTCCTGGGTGGAGCCGAGCGCGTTCAGGAACGCCTGGACGCCCAGCACGGCGAAGCCGAGGGCGACGACGACGCCGATGATCCGCTCGACGCGCGCCTGCGTGAAGCGCTCCGCACCGGCGGCGATGTCGCCGAGGGGCCGGCGCACCGCCGGATCGACGGCGATCGGCAGGGGTTCAGCGGTCACCGTCGCCGCCGGCGCCGCCCGTGACGAGTCCGTCTTCCATGGCGCGGTGCAGCAGGTCGATCTTGGTGCGCGCCGGCCGGCCCACGTCGACGTACTTCACCCGCACGCGGGTGATGTTCTCCTTCGCCGTGGAGTACGCGATGCCCAGGCGCTCGGCGACCGCCTTCAGCGGCAGGCCCGCCGCGTACAGGCGCAGCACGTCGCGTTCGCGCTTGGACAGCTGCGCGTCGGCGAACGCGCGGTCGCCCTCGACGGCGCTGGCCCACTCGATGTTGTCGAGCGCCTCTCCCGCCGCGATCGTGCGGATCGCCGCGAGCACGTCGTCGATGCGGGACGCCTTGCTGATGACGCCGGCTGCGCCCGCGGCGAGCGCCTCACGCACAGCGGTGGGCCGGTCGGCGACGCTGTGGATCAAGACCGGCGATCCGTCGGCGACGAGCCGCTGCACGTTCTCGGTCACGGTGGTGCCGTCGCCGAGCGTCAGGTCGAGCACGATCACGTCGGCCGGCGCGCCGCCGTTCTCGGCGTGCCAGCGGAGGTAGGCGCGAACCGTGCTCCCCGAGAACACGACGCGCGTCGTCCCGGCTCGGGCGCAGGCGGCCTGGAGGCCGAGCCGCACCGACTCGTGGTCGTCGATCAGGGCCACCCGCGTCATGGGGTCAGCCTATCGAGCGCGACCGTCGCGGCTCAGGACGGCGACCCCCTCCAGATGATGCGAGTGGGGGAACAGGTCGAGCGCGTCGATGCGCTGCGGCTGATATCCGTGGGCGCGGAAGGTCCCGATGTCGCGCGCGAGCGCGACCGGGTCGCAGGCGACGTACACGACGGATGCCGGGGACAGCGCCGCCACCCTCTCGACGACCTCGCGTCCCGCGCCCGCGCGCGGCGGATCGAGCAGCACGACGCCGTGCGCCAGGCGGGCGCGCTCCGCCGCGCCGGCCTGGGCGAGCAGCCGCGTCAGGTAGCGCTCGGTGCGGTCGGTCTCGGCGCGCGCGCCGACCCACGCCGCGAGATTCTCGCCGGCGTGCTCGGTCGCCCGCGGATCGGATTCGACGCTGGTCACGCGGGTGGCCGGTCCCCCGGCATCCGCCAGCGCCGCCGCGAACAGGCCGACCCCGCCGTAGAGGTCGAGGTGGTGCGCGTCGGGATCGACGCCGATATCCGCGAGCGCGTCGGCGACGAGCGCGCTGAGGGAATGCGCGGCGAGCCGGTGCACCTGCCAGAAGCCGCCGGCGTCGACGCGGAAACTCCGGTCGCCGACCCGCTCGAGCACGACCTCACGGGCCGGGTCGTGCGGTGCTGGGGGGTGGGCTGCCGGGGTGTGCGGCGCGGGGGCGGATGCCGCGGTGCGGCCGCGGGGCCGCTTTCCGCGGCGGGGGCCGGCGCGGCGACGGGCCTCCGCTCCGCGGCGCGCGGACTCCGGGCGCGGGAGGACACGCACCCGCCCGTCGGCGGGCTGGACGAGGTCGATCCGCCCCGGCGCGTGATCGGCGCCGGACAGGGCGCGCGCGGCATCCTCGATCTCGGCCGTCGCGAGCGGCAGCTCCTCGACGGGGATGACGCGGTGACTGCGGGCGGCGAACGGACCGACACGCCCGTCGGCGTCGACGTGGAGGCTGACGCGGGTGCGCCAGCGGGTCGCATCGGGGGTCTCCTCGGCGAGGACCGCGCCGTCCACCGCGCGCACGGGAGTCGCTCCCGCGACGGTGATGGCGGGCGGGGTGAACCCACCGAACCGCTCCAGCGCCTCGAGGAGCACGCGCTGCTTCAGGTCGCGCTGGTGGGGCAGCGCGATGTGCCCGAAGTCCGCGCCGCCGGGACGGTCGTCGGGGTCGACGGCGACATCGGCCGCCGTCCAGACATGCGGGCGGCGATGGGACGAGGCGTCCAGGACCTCGACCGTCTCCGCGCGCCAGAAGGAGCTCTTCGCGGTGTCGGTGAGGCGGACGCGCACCCGCTCGCCGGGGATCGCGTCGGAGACGAACACCACCCGCCCCTCGTGACGCGCCACGAACACACCGCCGTGGGCGACACCGGTCACGTCGAGGTCGAGGAGGTCGCCGGGCTGCATCCCTCAACGCTAGCTCCCCCGCCGTCCGGGGGCGGATAGCGTGGTCCCATGCGCGTGTGCCTGGCCTCCACCTCACCCGCCCGCCTCATGCTGATGCGGCAGGCGGGCATCGAGCCGCTGCTGCAGGCGCCGGACGTCGACGAAGAGGCCGTGATCGCCGCCGCCGAAACCGCCGAGGGCCGCACCCTGCCGCCGGACGAGCACGTGCTGCTGCTCGCGCGTCGCAAGGCGGCGGATGTCGCGGCATCCCTCGCCGCTGCCGACCCCGCTTTCGACGGTGTCGTCGTCGGCGGGGACTCCATGTTCGAGATCGACGGCCAGGTGCTCGGCAAGCCCCACCTCCCCGACATCGCGACCGCCCGCTGGGAGCAGATGCGCGGGCGCACCGGCATCCTCCACTCCGGCCACAGCGTCATCCGGATCGAGCCCGGTCGGGCGCCGCGCGAGGAGTCCGCGGTGGCCGCGGCATCCGTCACGTTCGTCTCCGACATCACGGATGCCGAGATCTCCGCCTACGTCGCCTCCGGCGAGCCGCTGCAGGTCGCCGGCGCATTCACCGTCGACAGCCTCGGCGGCGCGTTCATCGAGCGCGTCGAGGGCGACCCGTCCACGGTCGTCGGGATGTCCCTGTCGACCGTGCGGCACCTGTGCGGAAGGCTCGGCATCTGCTGGACCGACCTGTGGAACCGCCCCCACGCGTCGTAGCTTTCCGCCCACGATTTCTCGGGGATCTTGTGCGAGTGATCCAAAGCAGGCGGTCCACTGCTGGGTAGGCTGGCATCCATGCCTTCACTGGACACGGCGCCCGCGCGTCCGCAGATCACCAAAGTGCTCATCGCGAACCGCGGCGAGATCGCCGTCCGCGTGATCCGCGCCGCCCGCGACAGCGGCAGGCTCTCGGTCGCCGTCTACGCCGACCAGGACCGCGACGCGATGCACAGCAAGCTCGCCGACGAGGCTTACGCCCTCGAGGGGTCCACGAGCGCCGAGACGTACCTGTCGATCGAGAAGATCCTGTCGGTCGCGCGCCGCTCGGGCGCCGACGCCGTCCACCCGGGCTACGGATTCCTCGCCGAGAACGCCGACTTCGCCCGCGCCGTGCAGGCGGCCGGGCTCGTCTGGATCGGCCCCTCGCCCGAGGCGATCGAAGCGCTGGGCGACAAGGTCACCGCCCGCGCGGTCGCCGAGAAGGTCGGCGCCCCGCTCGCCCCCGGCACCCCGGGTCCCGTCTCCGGCGCCGACGAGGTCGTCGCGTTCGCCCAGCAGGTCGGCCTCCCCATCGCGATCAAGGCCGCCTACGGCGGCGGCGGCCGCGGCCTCAAGGTCGCCCGCGAGCTCGACGAGGTCGCCGAGCTGTTCGAATCGGCGACCCGCGAGGCGATCACGGCCTTCGGCCGCGGCGAGTGCTTCGTCGAGAAGTACCTCGACAAGCCGCGCCACGTCGAGACCCAGTGCCTCGCCGACGCCGACGGCAACGTCGTCGTCGTCTCCACGCGCGACTGCTCGCTGCAGCGCCGTCACCAGAAGCTGGTCGAGGAGGCGCCCGCGCCGTTCCTGACGGACGAGCAGAACCGCATCCTGTACGACGCGTCGAAGGCGATCCTGCGCGAGGTCGGCTACGTCGGCGCCGGCACGTGCGAGTTCCTCATCGGCGCCGACGGGACGATCTCCTTCCTCGAGGTCAACACCCGCCTGCAGGTGGAGCACCCGGTCTCCGAGGAGGTCACGGGCATCGACCTCGTCCGCGAGCAGTTCCGTCTCGCCGAGGGCGGCACGCTGGACTATGACGACCCGACCCCGGTCGGTCACTCGATCGAGTTCCGCATCAACGGGGAGGACCCGGGGCGGAACTTCCTGCCGCAACCCGGCCGGATCCACCAGTTCAAGACGTTCGGCGGCCCCGGCATCCGTCTCGACTCGGGCGTCACCGCCGGCGACAGCGTCTCGGGCGCGTTCGACTCGCTGCTGGGCAAGCTCATCGTCACGGGCCGCAACCGCGCCGAGGCGCTGGAACGCGCGCGCCGCGCCCTCGACGAGTTCGAGGTCGCCGGCATGCCGACGGTGCTGCCGTTCCACCGCAAGGTCGTGCGCGACCCCGCCTTCACCGCCGAGGACGGCCGGTTCGGCGTGTTCACGCGGTGGATCGAGACCGATTTCGACAACGACATCCCGCCGTGGGACGGCGAACTCGAGTCGCCCGAGAACGCCGAGCCGCGCCACACCGTCGTCGTCGAGGTGTCGGGCAAGCGGCTCGAGGTGAGCCTGCCCGACCGCATCGCCGTGGCACCCACGAAGATCGGCCGCCCCGCCGCGGTGCCGCCGTCGCGGCGCTCGCACGCGCCGACGGTGTCTGCCGGAGCCTCGGGCGACGCCGTCAAGGCGCCGATGCAGGCGACGATCGTGAAGGTGGCCGTCGCCGACGGGCAGCAGGTCGTCAAGGGCGACCTCGTCGTCGTGCTCGAGGCCATGAAGATGGAGCAGCCGATCCAGGCGCACAAGGACGGCGTCATCGGCGCGATCAACGCCGACCCCGGCACGACGGTGTCGGCCGGGCATCAGCTGCTGACCATCTCCTGAGGCGCGGGCGCGCCCGCCGTCGCGGCGGTGCTCATCCGACGCAAAGTGCGTCATCACGCGGCCATAGCCGCGATTTGCGACGGACGAAGGATTGCCGGGCGCGGGGCTCCCGCGGAACGGCGGCGGATCCCCCCGGCGGCGCCGGGTGCGATCAGCCGAAGAAGTCGTCGTCGCGGTTGACGAGGTGCATCGCGCGCGTGGCATCGGTGATCGACCCGGTCAGCGACGGGAAGACCGCGAACACGCGGGAGACCTGGTCGACCGTGAGGCGGCGCTCGACGGCGATCGCGATGGGGTAGATGAGCTCCGACGCGCGCGGCGCGACGATGACGCCGCCGATGACGGTGCCGCTCCCCTCCCGCGCGATGATCTTGACGAACCCGTCCTTGATGCCCATCATCTTCGCCCGCGCGTTCGCGGCGAGCGGCAGCTTGTGCACGTAGCCGTTGATCGCGCCCGTCTCGAGGTCCTTCTCCTGCCGCCCGACGGTCGCGATTTCGGGAGCGGTGAAGATGTTCGCGGTGATCCGGCGACGCTCCAGCGGGATCACGGTGTCACCGAGCGCATGGAAGATCGCGGTGCGTCCCTGCATCGAGGCGACGGATGCCAGGGGCACGAAGGTCGTGCAGTCTCCCGCCGCATAGATGTTGGGCACCGAGGTGCGGGCGACCCGGTTGACCCGGATGTGCCCCGAGTCGGTGAGCTGCACGCCCGTCTCGGCGAGCCCGATGCCCGCCGTGTTGGGGATGGATCCGACCGCCATCAGGCAGTGGCTGCCCTCGACGGTGCGCCCGTCGGAGAGGGTCACGACGACGCCGTCGCCGGCCCGCTCCACCGTCTCGGCGCGGGAGCGCGACATCACCGTCATCCCGCCGCGCGTGAAGACCTTCTCGAGCACGGCCGCGGCATCCCGGTCCTCGCCGGGGAGGACGTGGTCGCGGCTGGAGATCAAGGTGACCTTCGCGCCGAGGT from Microbacterium aurum carries:
- a CDS encoding acyl-CoA carboxylase subunit beta, producing the protein MPQQPDQPAPSASSDQPDLSTTAGKIADLRARYQEAVVDAEVVAREKQHAKGKMTARERIELLVDPGSFVELDEYVRHRTSAFGMDRSRPYGDSVVTGVGTIHGRTVAVYAQDFTTFGGSLGEVAGDKIIKVMEFALRGGMPIIGILDSGGARIQEGVVALGKYGEIFRLNTAASGVIPQISIIMGPAAGGAVYSPALTDFVVMVDKTSQMFVTGPDVIKTVTGEDVGMEELGGAYTHNTRSGVAHYLAEDEDDAIDYVRTMVGYLPDNNMAEIPVYENGFEWETTDADRVLNSVIPDSPNQPYDIHQVISHIVDDGDFLEVQPLFAPNIVIGLGRVEGRTVGVIANQPSQMAGTLNIEAGEKASRFVRFCDAFSIPILTLVDVPGYLPGTDQEWTGVIRRGAKLLYAYAEATVPLVTVILRKAYGGAYIVMGSKQLGADVNLAWPTAEIAVMGGQGAVNILYRGEIKRAEESGEDVAAVRARLASEYTYNVASPFLAAERGELDGIIEPAQTRVSVAKALRALRGKRASLPAKKHGNIPL
- a CDS encoding class I SAM-dependent RNA methyltransferase, which produces MQPGDLLDLDVTGVAHGGVFVARHEGRVVFVSDAIPGERVRVRLTDTAKSSFWRAETVEVLDASSHRRPHVWTAADVAVDPDDRPGGADFGHIALPHQRDLKQRVLLEALERFGGFTPPAITVAGATPVRAVDGAVLAEETPDATRWRTRVSLHVDADGRVGPFAARSHRVIPVEELPLATAEIEDAARALSGADHAPGRIDLVQPADGRVRVLPRPESARRGAEARRRAGPRRGKRPRGRTAASAPAPHTPAAHPPAPHDPAREVVLERVGDRSFRVDAGGFWQVHRLAAHSLSALVADALADIGVDPDAHHLDLYGGVGLFAAALADAGGPATRVTSVESDPRATEHAGENLAAWVGARAETDRTERYLTRLLAQAGAAERARLAHGVVLLDPPRAGAGREVVERVAALSPASVVYVACDPVALARDIGTFRAHGYQPQRIDALDLFPHSHHLEGVAVLSRDGRAR
- a CDS encoding acetyl/propionyl/methylcrotonyl-CoA carboxylase subunit alpha, whose translation is MPSLDTAPARPQITKVLIANRGEIAVRVIRAARDSGRLSVAVYADQDRDAMHSKLADEAYALEGSTSAETYLSIEKILSVARRSGADAVHPGYGFLAENADFARAVQAAGLVWIGPSPEAIEALGDKVTARAVAEKVGAPLAPGTPGPVSGADEVVAFAQQVGLPIAIKAAYGGGGRGLKVARELDEVAELFESATREAITAFGRGECFVEKYLDKPRHVETQCLADADGNVVVVSTRDCSLQRRHQKLVEEAPAPFLTDEQNRILYDASKAILREVGYVGAGTCEFLIGADGTISFLEVNTRLQVEHPVSEEVTGIDLVREQFRLAEGGTLDYDDPTPVGHSIEFRINGEDPGRNFLPQPGRIHQFKTFGGPGIRLDSGVTAGDSVSGAFDSLLGKLIVTGRNRAEALERARRALDEFEVAGMPTVLPFHRKVVRDPAFTAEDGRFGVFTRWIETDFDNDIPPWDGELESPENAEPRHTVVVEVSGKRLEVSLPDRIAVAPTKIGRPAAVPPSRRSHAPTVSAGASGDAVKAPMQATIVKVAVADGQQVVKGDLVVVLEAMKMEQPIQAHKDGVIGAINADPGTTVSAGHQLLTIS
- a CDS encoding response regulator transcription factor produces the protein MTRVALIDDHESVRLGLQAACARAGTTRVVFSGSTVRAYLRWHAENGGAPADVIVLDLTLGDGTTVTENVQRLVADGSPVLIHSVADRPTAVREALAAGAAGVISKASRIDDVLAAIRTIAAGEALDNIEWASAVEGDRAFADAQLSKRERDVLRLYAAGLPLKAVAERLGIAYSTAKENITRVRVKYVDVGRPARTKIDLLHRAMEDGLVTGGAGGDGDR
- a CDS encoding Maf family protein, yielding MRVCLASTSPARLMLMRQAGIEPLLQAPDVDEEAVIAAAETAEGRTLPPDEHVLLLARRKAADVAASLAAADPAFDGVVVGGDSMFEIDGQVLGKPHLPDIATARWEQMRGRTGILHSGHSVIRIEPGRAPREESAVAAASVTFVSDITDAEISAYVASGEPLQVAGAFTVDSLGGAFIERVEGDPSTVVGMSLSTVRHLCGRLGICWTDLWNRPHAS
- a CDS encoding sensor histidine kinase, with protein sequence MTAEPLPIAVDPAVRRPLGDIAAGAERFTQARVERIIGVVVALGFAVLGVQAFLNALGSTQESPPWHLALMIGVFAPLALAILACATGIGVRVCTGLLAVVLPLAVIAWPVATAGRGADAGVDAAVTVTEHPWVWYLLNVATVAAVMAFRMPLQIAWAVLVPVLYAAARLLQMDAAAAVTAAVILDAVFAMILAGVVIALAWMLRTVALGIDRARRDAVDSYAAAAAADAAETERIAVAALMHDSVLAALIAAERAETPREEALAAAMAREALTRLANADHDSGEGPDDPVAPAGVAAGIQAAARELGAALTVRAEVASDAGALPGRVARALVLAATQAIANAVQHAGAAGLQVTVQARAAGIRVRIADAGGGFDPAAIPEDRLGIRGSIVARTAAVGGRARVQTTASGTVVTLEWGRRA
- a CDS encoding biotin--[acetyl-CoA-carboxylase] ligase, producing the protein MPIPSEGFPLSAAVSPRVHVIETVDSTNAKLLRDAAEDPDGHPHLSVVVTRDQRAGRGRLDRAWTTPPGSALAVSVLLRVGAVATSDRGWIPLLAGVAMADAVAAQLPSMRAGRDVQLKWPNDVLVQGLKISGILAEVLPTDPHTVVLGAGVNTTMAKVDLPVPTATSFAALGATADEDRLLADFLTGLRDGIARLAVDGSAAVADDVAAHCATLGARVTVSLPDGTTLHGTAVRLDADGRLVVSADGVEAVVSAGDVVHVR
- a CDS encoding NAD(P)H-quinone dehydrogenase: MSSSFVNTQSVAVLGGGPGGYEAALAAAQLGAEVTLVERAGVGGAAVITDVVPSKSLIATADAAVAIAEASDLGVQLFAHGESGRPLKPEIAINLAAVNKRLMSLARQQSDDMRAQLVDAGVRIISGHGRLDDHHSIIVATGPGGTDFDRVEADTLVVAVGASPRQLPSAMPDGERILTWTQLYDMTSLPEHLIVVGSGVTGAEFASAYMNLGAKVTLISSRDHVLPGEDRDAAAVLEKVFTRGGMTVMSRSRAETVERAGDGVVVTLSDGRTVEGSHCLMAVGSIPNTAGIGLAETGVQLTDSGHIRVNRVARTSVPNIYAAGDCTTFVPLASVASMQGRTAIFHALGDTVIPLERRRITANIFTAPEIATVGRQEKDLETGAINGYVHKLPLAANARAKMMGIKDGFVKIIAREGSGTVIGGVIVAPRASELIYPIAIAVERRLTVDQVSRVFAVFPSLTGSITDATRAMHLVNRDDDFFG
- a CDS encoding acyl-CoA carboxylase epsilon subunit, with translation MSPAEQRPAGAPTSTPAPDAVRLDVLRGDPTPEELAAVIAVVTEAYEREASAAVAEEEARPSAWQVSARALRAPLRRDVAWGRFAG